In the Pectinatus sottacetonis genome, ATACCGCAAGAACCGGCAGTAGGACAGGCCACTATTTTGTGCATCTTGGCATTGCCTTCACTTACGGCAAGAGCATATAGTAATGCCCTGTGGGCAATATTTCCAAGTACGAGAGGTGGCATATTTTCTATTCTTTTGGCATCTTTACCAACCATGCCACTTACGGAAAGCCGGTCATCATACAAACCATCCTTAATGGAATGAGCAAAAACTTTAAGACGGCTTTGCATTTTTGCGATTACCTGAGTCGTTGTTACTTCATATTCTTCAGCTTCCCGCTGCAAAACAATTTTACTGATGGGGGAATGCAGTTTTTCTGCTAAGTCAACCAGATCAGCGATGGATGTATATTCAAACATATTTTTCTCCTGTCAGGTTAAATGGGATCTATAGCAATTACAGATTTCATTATCGGTAGTAAACTTATTTTTTGTACTACTGTATCAGAAACACGGCTGTCTGTGTCTATAATCATAACAGCCTGTTGGTGTTTTCCCTTGCGAAAAACCCGCATTTGGGAAATATTTATGGATTCTTTTGCTAAAAAAGAAGAAACGAGAGAAACTACGCCGCTTTGATCATCGTAAACTGACAGCAGGGTATAAGATTCCCCGCTTACATCGCATTCGAAGCCATTTATTTGTCTTATGGAAACCCTGCCGCCGCCAAGGGATACACCAATCAGCGATAATAATTTACCATTAATGCTGGTCAGGTTGATTTGTACAGTATTAGGATGGGGACTTTCTGCCTCTGACGTATAAATCTGCACATTCATGTTTTTTTCTTCTGCAAGATGGAAAGCCTTTCTAATTGCTGGGTCATCAGCAGAATAGCCTAATATACCAGCAATGACAGCTTTGTCCGTTCCATGTCCACGGTATGTTTTAGCAAAAGAACCGAAAAAAGTAATAGCGGCATTTATAGCCTGTTCTTTTAAAATATAATGGGCAAGCAAGCCGATACGCGCAGCTCCTGCTGTATGTGAACTGGAAGGACCGATCATTACAGGTCCGATTATATCAAATATTCCCATTTTATCTCCTTGAGTAAGTATAGAACAATATAAAAAAATACATATAAATTCTACTTTATTATATCATATAAGGATATTTTTGCCATATGTAGAATATAGATTGCTGTGTTGAATATATAATAATACAAAACCGCCTGCTGAAAACAGCAGGCGGTTTTGTATTATTATTATTATATTGTAAATTGAAAATACTATATAGCAGATGGATTGTAATAACTATATAATATTGAGAAACCGTATATAACTATTGATAAATAATGCTATTTTCAGCTGGCAAGAATATGATTGTTTTTGTCCAGGTATTTCATTTTATCGCAGAAATAGGATGTAAGATGTATTTCCATACAAGAAATATTATTTTCTATTTTGCTTAGTTTTAATAAAGCTGTATCCCCTAAAAATTTAATCATATGGGTGTTGCTGCTATTTATATTTTCATGGCGCAGATAATACGCAAATACCAGATAATCATGTTCTGTTGTATTTACTTCGATACCATTGGAAGTAAATACATGAAGAATAGGTTCATTATGAATGTTTTCAACAACCAATATACGGTCAGCACCAATACCGTGCATTCGGCTGCATAAAAGTTCAATACCTGCCTGACCAGGCATATAATCTGATACTTCATATACCATATATTCAATGTCTTTAAATAAAAAATTCATAACAACCTGCATCATGTATCGCCTCCGTTAATTGTTGATTTCATTATATCAGGCATAATATACAAAAAAAATAGTAAATATGCTTTTTACATTGCAAAAAATGCTATATAATATATTTAGTCATCAGTAGAAATAAAATATACAAAATAATTTACTACCATAGCTGGGAGGGAAAATAATTGCTGACAGAAAACTATGAAAAAAAAGGCTATCTTATTCAGCAGTTTAAAGTGTTTCGTTTGAAAGACCACTTAGGGAAAATACCGTTTCATTATCATGAATTTCATAAAATAATTTTGTTCATAAGTGGTAAAGTGGATTATATAATAGAAGGAAAGTCTTATCCTTTGGTACCGCGAGATATAATTTTTGTCAGTGCGGGTGAAATCCACAGGCCGATTGCTGATGAAAGAGTAGCATATGAGAGGATAGTTATTTATATTTCACTAGATTTTTTGGATTGCTATAATAGAACAGGAGAAAAATTATCTGACTGTTTTTTGCTGGCACGCAATCGGTCAAGCGTTATGCATTTAAATCCTGGCAAAACGCATGACATATTGTATCATATGGAAAAATTAGAAAATAATGCCTACCAGCAGGGTTTTGCCAATGAGCTTTATACGGAAATATTATTTATTGAATTTATGATTTTATTAAACAGAGCATTGCTGAGCCATGAGATAGATGATATGCACATAGCAGTATATGATAAAAAAATTCTGCCTATATTGCAATATATAAATAAAAATTTATTTGAAGAACTAACAATTGATGCTTTAGCAGAAAAATTTTATATGAGCAGATTTTATATGATGCGGCGGTTTAAAAAAGCGACAGGTTATAGTATTCATCAGTATATAGTCAACAAAAGACTGTTATGTTCGCAGAATATGCTGGCAAGTGATATCCCCTTGACAAAAATATGTTTTGACTGCGGATTCCATGATTATTCTACATTTTCCCGGGCTTTTAAGGAGTTGTTTAAGCAAACACCAAAGCAATATCGAAAAAAGCACTACTTAAATAGTAGGGAAGAAAATAGATAACCAAATTTTAGTAAAATCTTAACATGTAATAATTATAGAAACCATATACTGTAATTAAGGTGAAAGCAAATTAATTAATATTATGAGGTGAAATACAGTGACAAATATATTAATTTTAACGGCTTCAGTGGGAAATGGGCATAATAAAGCGGCTCAAAGTCTACGAGAAAAATTTACTGGGAGCGGGTGTGATGCAGTTACTGTTGACTTTTTAGAAACATCATATAATATGAATAAGTTGTTTTGCAATATGTATAAACAAGTCTTGCAGCATAAACCGATACTGTTTCGCTCTATATGCCAAATTAGCGAAAATAATAAAATAGGTAATATAAAATATCTTTTGGCTGCTATTAATAGCGGTAGTATAGGAAAAATAGTGGGAAAATATTCACCTGATGTTATTATTTGCACTCATTTTTTTCCCTTGGCAGCAGCTGCGGCATACAGGAAAAAATACAAAGCACAATTTAAACTTTTTGCAGTGGTCACTGATTATGTAATTCATTCTGTATGGCAGATTGAGAATGTAGATAAATATTTTATAGGGCATAGATCATTATGCAGCCAATTTGGAAATAATATCAGGGAAAATGATGTTATAGCATCAGGAATTCCTGTTGGCAGGTATTTTCTTCCGATGAAGGTAATAAAGGTCAATAAAAAAATTTTAGTAATGACAAGTTTACAGTCTGAATCCAGCATGATGGATATTATTAACATAATGAAAAAAATGCCTTGTGATATAAATGTGATATTTATTACAGGGCATGATATAAAAAGACAACAGATGTTAAGGCATATAGCCGAACATAATAAAAATTTTACAATTATTGGTTTTACCGATCAGGTTGCCTCATTTATGAAAAATAGTGATCTGATCATAACCAAACCAGGCGGGATAACAATATCCGAGGCATTGGCCGTAGGCATACCGCTTTTGGCATATTCACCAATTCCTGGGATAGAAGAAAGTAATGCTGAATTTTTGCAAAAAAATAATTTGGGATATTGGGCTAAAAATAAAAAAGAACTATATATAATGGTACAAAAATTTATTAAGGAATTACCAACAAGAAAAAAAATTAACAAGAAAATGCTTCAATTAAAAATGAGTAAAGCGGCAGAAATAATAAAGGATGATATTTTAGATTATCTTGCTAAAAAGAATAAGGTGGCTTAAAATATGCGTTTAAGTTATTATTTGAGTTATGTTCCTATACCTAATACATTATCAATATTTATGCAGAGGATTGTTGATAATAAAAGTGCTCCGCAGGAACTTTGTTTAACACATAAGTTTTGCAATTTGCAGACTTTGGCGATAATAAAACAGCATGGTGATAAAAGAATTATAGATATATTAGTACAGAATTTTAGTAATTTGCAAAGCGGAGTAGTATGGGCGGATCTTAATTTTAAAAACATTAATCATTTTTTTAATCCCTATACCAAAAAAGGGCTATGGAAATTTCCTTCAGCGGCATATTTTTTTATTATTTATTTAACTAAAGCCGAACAATTAATAAAACAAAGGAATCAGCAGGAAAGTTTCTTTTATCTTGGAGCAGCATTGCATTTGCTGCAAGATATGTCTGTGCCCCATCATGTCTGTGGATATCTTTTTAATGGACATAAAAATTTTGAAAAATGGGTACAGTTGCATTTGCCTGAATTTAAAACTATTACATATAAACCATGGAATTGTTGTAATGATCCAGTTAAGTTATTTATTAATAATGCAAAATTTGCCACTGAATTTATATCCATGGTAGAAGATAATAATACTGAAAATTATTTTCAAGTAGCAAATATCCTGTTGCCAGCCGCGCAGATAGGTTCAGCAGCATTACTGGAATGGTTTATAAAAAATAAAATTTTACCTAATAAAAGTTAATCCATTTCTTTATTCTGTCGATGTAAACAAGATAAAGAAACGGATTAGTTTTGTATTATAATATTAATACGAACTGCAAAATTATTTTTTATTATTTTTTCGCTAGTTTATGTGCCGCCTTTTGTAAGAACTTGGTTTTATTTACAACGAATCTTTCATGAGTGCCTTTGCCAATTAGTCCAGATTCATCAGATGCTGTAATAGTATAAGTTATTTTACGATCATCGATAGCAGTTACTGTAGCTGTAGCTGAGATTTTTATATTTACAGGAGATGCTGATAAATGGGCAATGTTCATAGATATTCCTACAGAAGTCCATTCATCAGGTAGTAATACTTCAGCTAGTTCAGCAGATGCCTGTTCCATTAAGGCAACCATAGCGGGGGTGGCATATACAGGAAGAGTGCCACTCTTAAATGTTTCGGCAGTGTTCTCATCAGAAACTAAAGAATACACCGTATTCGTCATACCAGTTTTTATTTTTTCAGTAATATTCATATTAACAGTCCTTTTCTGTATTAATAGTGAAAATAAAATCAACTTCAGCTATTGCCACGTTTCTAAAAATAAATATAATTGAAGCAGTAGGGCAACTACTACGGAAAGTATGTCCATGACAAAGTTGTCAGGAGAATACTGCCAGATTTTAGATTTATAGATCAACAATAGAAATAATGCTATACCGATGATGGTACATATTAAATATTTCATATGTCCTATACTCCTTTTTATAACAACAGTTGAAATAGAGTGAGAGAGAAAATGTAATAAATTTACAAAATCCAATATAAGTATACACGTGTAAGATTGTACAGTCAATGACAATACTGATTGGTCAGATAGGTTAAAATAAAGATATTATATGGTTGAAATTATTAAATTAGTATATTATAATATTGTAATATACTAATACATAATATGAAGGAGGTAATGAAATGTTGCAGATAATTGCTGATACAGTGGTATATAATTATTTAGGTTTATCAGTACAAAGTACATTGGGACAAGCTGTTAATTTTTTTGTTTATGATAGTATAAAAATTTTCCTAATGCTGTTTATTATTATTTTTTTTGTTTCTATTTTACGTTCTTATTTTCCTGCGGAAAGGACTAAGAAGTTACTTAGTCATAGAAGACAATTTTTTGGCAATATAGCAGCGGCACTTTTAGGGATAGTTACACCATTTTGTTCTTGTTCAGCGGTACCTGTTTTTATTGGTTTTATAGAATCAGGAGTACCATTGGGCATAACGTTTTCATTTTTAATAGCATCGCCAATGGTAAATGAAGTGGCTGTTATAATGTTATGGGGATTACTAGGTTGGAAAATAATGATGGTTTATATTATTTCTGGTTTAGTAATTGCTATTATAGCGGGAATTGTTATTGGAAAATTGAAATTAGAACGTTTTGTGCAGGATTATGTGTATGAAATGAAGCTTGGTGAATCGGAAATACCAGACCAGTCCTTAAAAGAAAGAATTTATTATGCTCTTGAATACACTAAGCAAATAATAAAAAAAATAGGGTTATATGTTATTATTGCAATTGCCCTGGGAGGCTTTATTCATGGATATGCTCCAGCAGATTTATTAGTAAAATATGCCGGGAAAGATAGTATTTTCGCGGTACCAGCAGCAGTATTGATAGGCGTGCCGCTATATTCTAATGCCGCAGGGATAATACCAATTATTAGTGTATTGATACAAAAAGGTCTAAGCTTGGGAACGGCACTTGCATTTATGATGGCAGTAACAGCACTCAGCTTTCCTGAAATGATAATATTGCGTAATGTATTGAAAAAACAGCTTTTAGCTGTTTTTGTAGGGATATTGTTTATAAGCATTATGTTTACAGGTTATTTATTCAATTTTTTGATGTGAATTTAAGGACAGGCATAAACAGGATTTTCTATGATATTGTATAAAATATGGTAAATTATTTTCTAATGGTCATAAAAAAATAAGAATTTATACAGCAGTGATGGGCTTGCATACTTATCGGAAATCATTTGCAGAGTTTTAGAGCTTGTCGATGTTCAGGTAGTACAAGACAAAATAAATTTATATTTATGAAGACAGGAGTATTGCTATGGCAGAAGATATAGTGGTAAAATTATCAGCTGATTTATTTAAGACACTGGGGCATCCGGTGCGTATAAAAATTTTACACTTATTAAAAAATGGCGAATTATGTGTATGTGAAATGATAGATAAAATAGACATAGAGCAGTCTAATTTATCACAGCATCTGCGTATGTTGAAGAAACAAGGGCTGATTGATTCACGAAAAAATGGACAATGGGTAATATACTGGATAACTTATCCTTTAGTTATAGATTTACTTAATACTGCTGAAGAATTATTGGGGAAGCAGATAAATGACAGCCAAAGTTTATTAAAATTTTTAAAATAAAATAGTTTGCAGGAAAGTTTTATAAAAGAAAGGATGTTTTATAAATGGAAATCAAGATTTTGGGTATGGGGTGTGCAAAATGCCAGCAGATGTACAAAGCGGCAGAGCAGGCTGTAAAAGAAACAGGAGTGAAGGCTGAAATTACTAAAATAGAAGATATAAAAAAAATAATGGAATATGGGGTTATGACTACACCCGCACTGGTAATAGATAAAAAGGTGGTAGTTGCTGGAAAAGTTTTATCAAAAGATGAGATAAAAAAAATACTAAGCTGATATATATGTGATAAATAGTATTTTTAACAATAAAATATTTAGATAAGAAACTGCTGCATGCAGCCTTTTTCTAAATAAATATGCAGTATACTTTAGAGCTGTTCTTGTGTCAGAGAATAGTAAAATATTTATTAAGTATACTGTTTTGCATATTTATTCGGATTTAGTGCTGTGTGTGGCAGTTTTTGTTTGTTTGATCTAGTATATATATAGTTATATATATATGTCTTTAGAAGTTATTATACGAAACCTATTTACTATGTAAAATATTCGGGAAAAGTTCTTTTTATTTGTATTTTTGCCCAGATGCGTATTTCTGGATCAGGGTCATGCATTATTCTGTGTAATACTGCGAAAAATTTTTCTTCTTCCAGTTCTGCAGTGGTTTTTTTCTGTAAGTTTTTTTCTATAATATTTATTCCTGTAAGAAGCCAGTCAAAAGATACACCACAGCATTCAACTACAGTAAAAAGATACTTTAAACTGGGTTTACTACCTCGTTCGGTACTTTTGATATAAGATACAGATACTTGCATATGATCAGCTAGTTCTTGTTGTGTCATATGCATATTATTCCTAGCTGTTTTCAATCTTTTTCCTATTTCTTGATAATTAATTTTCATTTCATTTACTCCTTTGGTGTTAGGACTTAAATATAAGTCTAAAAGTATTGACTAGACTTAAAATTGCGTCTATAATAATTGATGTAGGTTGCATATAGGTATACCAAATAATCGGCCGATAGCATAACAACCTGGTAATTTAAAAATTTCATATCGCTAATTATTAGGATATGGGGAGGAAGCAAATTGAAACATTTAAAAATTGCTTACAGTCCAAATGCGGAAAAATATTTTTCTACTTGTAGAGAAACTATTCTTACCGGACAAACGGATTACACAGATGTTGCCGCTGTAGTTCTTACCAATCAAGAGTCTTCCTATATAAAAGAAATAAATAAAACTTGTTTTGGCATTCCAATTTTTCTAATTTTGCTCGATGATGCACCGATGTCTTCAGAAATGATAGACAAAGTATACCATGTTATGGATACGGTACATTTTGATGCGCAATTTTACAATCGCCAGATAGAAACTGCTGCCAAGCAATATGAAGAAGGAATTCTCCCACCGTTTTTTAAAACATTATCGGAGTACGTTGAGAGCGGCAATGCAGCTTTTGACTGCCCGGGCCATCAGGGGGGCCAGTTCTTTCGAAAACATCCTGCCGGAAGATATCTTTATGATTTCTTTGGGGAAAATATTTTTCGCTCAGACATCTGCAATGCAGATGTAAAACTTGGTGATCTCTTAATACATGAAGGGCCTGCCGCTAAAGCACAGAAACACGCGGCTAAAGTTTTTAATGCCGATAAAACTTATTTTATTCTTAACGGCACTTCTACTGCTAATAAAGTGGTCACTAATGCTCTCTTATCGCCAGGCGATCTCGTATTATTTGACCGTAACAACCACAAATCAATACATCAGGGGGCTCTTATCCAAGCCGGAGCACGTCCTGTGTATCTTGAAACCGCACGTAATCCGTTTGGATTTATCGGCGGCATTGATGACCATTGCTTTGAAGAAGATTATTTGCGAAAATCAATAGCAAAAATCGATCCAGAAAAAGCAAAAGAAAAAAGACCGTTTCGTCTAGCAATTATCCAGCTAGGGACCTATGATGGTACTATTTATAATGCCCGTCAGGTCGTTGACCGAATCGGTTCGTTATGTGATTATATTTTATTTGACTCTGCATGGGTGGGCTATGAACAATTTATTCCTATGATGAAGGATTGTTCACCACTTTTGCTTGAACTAACAGCTGAAGATCCAGGTATTATTGTTACTCAGTCAGTACACAAACAACAAGCTGGATTTTCACAGGCTTCCCAGATTCACAAAAAGGATAGTCATATAAAGGGGCAAAAAAGATATTGTAATCATAAGAGATTTAATAATGCTTTTATGCTCCATGCTTCGACTAGCCCGTTTTATCCACTTTTTGCCACACTCGATGTTAATGCAAAAATCCATGAAGGTGCTGCCGGAAACAGACTTTGGATGGACTGTGTAAAAATGGGTATAGAAGCACGTAAGACTATCCTAAAAAACTGTTCTATGATGAAACCTTTTATTCCTGCTTATGTCAATGGTAAAAAGTGGGAAAGTTATTCGACAGAAGAAATAGCTAATAACTTGGAATTCTTTAATTTCCTGCCTGGAGAAAAATGGCATTCATTTGAAGGCTACGGTAAAAATCAATATTTTGTTGATCCCTGCAAATTGATGCTTACAACTCCGGGAATAGATCGTGCAACTGGAGAATATGAGAACTTTGGGATACCAGCTACTATTCTTGCTAATTATTTGCGGGAAAATGGTGTCATACCAGAAAAATGCGATTTGAATTCTATTTTATTTCTTTTGACTCCAGCGGAAACTGCCACTAAGTTGCAGAATCTCGTTTCCCAGATAGTGCGCTTTGAATCAGCTGTAAAAAACAATCTGCCACTGCAAAAAGTGTTGCCATCAATTTATAATAGCAATGCTGACCGTTATAAGAATTATACAATACGGCAGCTTTGTCAGGAAATGCATGATTTTTACAAAAAAAATAATGTGAAAAATTTGCAAAAAAATCTATTTCGTGAAAAATGTTTTCCTCAATATAATATTAGTCCGCAAGATGCGCAATATGCTCTTATCCGCAACCATGCCGAACTGCTTCCTTTAAGTCAGATAAAAGGAAAGACTGCACTTGAAGGTGCATTGCCTTATCCTCCAGGAATTATCTGTGTAGTTCCCGGAGAAATATGGAATGATACTGCACAACGCTATTTCCTTACATTGGAAGAAGGTATCAACAGATTCCCAGGATTTGCACCTGAAATCCAAGGCGTTTACTTAAAAGAAGAATCTGGCAAAATACACGGCTATGGATATGTCCTGAAGGAATAACGGATAATTATCAGCTATGCGAAAGGACAATATAATATGACTGAGAAAAAAAATAAAATGAGTGTATTGCAGTTAACATTCCTTACTGCTATCAATATGATGGGGTCAGGTATCATTATGCTCCCTACCAAGCTTGCTGAAGTAGGTACTATTTCCATTATTTCCTGGCTGGTGACAGCAACTGGTTCTATGGCGCTGGCTTTTGCCTTTGCTAAATGTGGAATGTTCAGCAAAAAATCCGGCGGCATGGGAGGATATGCTGAATATACTTTTGGCAAGGCCGGCAATTTCATGGCCAATTACACTTATGGTGTTTCTCTTATCATTGCTAATACAGCTATTGCTATTTCAGCTGTAGGCTATGGCTGTGAATTCTGTGGTGTAAAGTTATCCCCGTTTATGATTGCCATATGGACTATTTTTACTTTGTGGCTGGCGACTGTACTTAATTTTGGCGGTGCCAGAATTACTGGGAAGATAAGTTCCTTTACTATTCTGGGAGTTATTATTCCAGTGCTGGGCCTAAGTATTCTAGGTTGGTTCTGGTTCAGTAAAACACTTTACATCAATTCATGGAACCCACATGATTTTCCAGTATTTGATGCTATAGGTAAGTCGATTTCTATGACGTTATGGGCATTTTTAGGTTTAGAATCTGCATGTGCCAATACTGATGCTGTAGAAAATCCAGAAAAAAATATTCCTATTGCCGTTCTTGGCGGTACATTGGGGGCGGCAGTTATTTATATTGTTTCTACCAATGTAATGGCCGGAATAGTTCCTAATGCCAGCCTGGCAAATTCAACAGCTCCCTTTGGTCTGGTGTTTGCTTCAATGTTTGGTACTACCATAGGCAAA is a window encoding:
- the sdaAB gene encoding L-serine ammonia-lyase, iron-sulfur-dependent subunit beta; the protein is MGIFDIIGPVMIGPSSSHTAGAARIGLLAHYILKEQAINAAITFFGSFAKTYRGHGTDKAVIAGILGYSADDPAIRKAFHLAEEKNMNVQIYTSEAESPHPNTVQINLTSINGKLLSLIGVSLGGGRVSIRQINGFECDVSGESYTLLSVYDDQSGVVSLVSSFLAKESINISQMRVFRKGKHQQAVMIIDTDSRVSDTVVQKISLLPIMKSVIAIDPI
- a CDS encoding AraC family transcriptional regulator encodes the protein MLTENYEKKGYLIQQFKVFRLKDHLGKIPFHYHEFHKIILFISGKVDYIIEGKSYPLVPRDIIFVSAGEIHRPIADERVAYERIVIYISLDFLDCYNRTGEKLSDCFLLARNRSSVMHLNPGKTHDILYHMEKLENNAYQQGFANELYTEILFIEFMILLNRALLSHEIDDMHIAVYDKKILPILQYINKNLFEELTIDALAEKFYMSRFYMMRRFKKATGYSIHQYIVNKRLLCSQNMLASDIPLTKICFDCGFHDYSTFSRAFKELFKQTPKQYRKKHYLNSREENR
- a CDS encoding MGDG synthase family glycosyltransferase translates to MTNILILTASVGNGHNKAAQSLREKFTGSGCDAVTVDFLETSYNMNKLFCNMYKQVLQHKPILFRSICQISENNKIGNIKYLLAAINSGSIGKIVGKYSPDVIICTHFFPLAAAAAYRKKYKAQFKLFAVVTDYVIHSVWQIENVDKYFIGHRSLCSQFGNNIRENDVIASGIPVGRYFLPMKVIKVNKKILVMTSLQSESSMMDIINIMKKMPCDINVIFITGHDIKRQQMLRHIAEHNKNFTIIGFTDQVASFMKNSDLIITKPGGITISEALAVGIPLLAYSPIPGIEESNAEFLQKNNLGYWAKNKKELYIMVQKFIKELPTRKKINKKMLQLKMSKAAEIIKDDILDYLAKKNKVA
- a CDS encoding zinc dependent phospholipase C family protein, translated to MRLSYYLSYVPIPNTLSIFMQRIVDNKSAPQELCLTHKFCNLQTLAIIKQHGDKRIIDILVQNFSNLQSGVVWADLNFKNINHFFNPYTKKGLWKFPSAAYFFIIYLTKAEQLIKQRNQQESFFYLGAALHLLQDMSVPHHVCGYLFNGHKNFEKWVQLHLPEFKTITYKPWNCCNDPVKLFINNAKFATEFISMVEDNNTENYFQVANILLPAAQIGSAALLEWFIKNKILPNKS
- a CDS encoding thioesterase family protein encodes the protein MNITEKIKTGMTNTVYSLVSDENTAETFKSGTLPVYATPAMVALMEQASAELAEVLLPDEWTSVGISMNIAHLSASPVNIKISATATVTAIDDRKITYTITASDESGLIGKGTHERFVVNKTKFLQKAAHKLAKK
- a CDS encoding permease, with protein sequence MLQIIADTVVYNYLGLSVQSTLGQAVNFFVYDSIKIFLMLFIIIFFVSILRSYFPAERTKKLLSHRRQFFGNIAAALLGIVTPFCSCSAVPVFIGFIESGVPLGITFSFLIASPMVNEVAVIMLWGLLGWKIMMVYIISGLVIAIIAGIVIGKLKLERFVQDYVYEMKLGESEIPDQSLKERIYYALEYTKQIIKKIGLYVIIAIALGGFIHGYAPADLLVKYAGKDSIFAVPAAVLIGVPLYSNAAGIIPIISVLIQKGLSLGTALAFMMAVTALSFPEMIILRNVLKKQLLAVFVGILFISIMFTGYLFNFLM
- a CDS encoding ArsR/SmtB family transcription factor; this encodes MAEDIVVKLSADLFKTLGHPVRIKILHLLKNGELCVCEMIDKIDIEQSNLSQHLRMLKKQGLIDSRKNGQWVIYWITYPLVIDLLNTAEELLGKQINDSQSLLKFLK
- a CDS encoding thioredoxin family protein; translation: MEIKILGMGCAKCQQMYKAAEQAVKETGVKAEITKIEDIKKIMEYGVMTTPALVIDKKVVVAGKVLSKDEIKKILS
- a CDS encoding helix-turn-helix domain-containing protein, whose amino-acid sequence is MKINYQEIGKRLKTARNNMHMTQQELADHMQVSVSYIKSTERGSKPSLKYLFTVVECCGVSFDWLLTGINIIEKNLQKKTTAELEEEKFFAVLHRIMHDPDPEIRIWAKIQIKRTFPEYFT
- the speF gene encoding ornithine decarboxylase SpeF produces the protein MKHLKIAYSPNAEKYFSTCRETILTGQTDYTDVAAVVLTNQESSYIKEINKTCFGIPIFLILLDDAPMSSEMIDKVYHVMDTVHFDAQFYNRQIETAAKQYEEGILPPFFKTLSEYVESGNAAFDCPGHQGGQFFRKHPAGRYLYDFFGENIFRSDICNADVKLGDLLIHEGPAAKAQKHAAKVFNADKTYFILNGTSTANKVVTNALLSPGDLVLFDRNNHKSIHQGALIQAGARPVYLETARNPFGFIGGIDDHCFEEDYLRKSIAKIDPEKAKEKRPFRLAIIQLGTYDGTIYNARQVVDRIGSLCDYILFDSAWVGYEQFIPMMKDCSPLLLELTAEDPGIIVTQSVHKQQAGFSQASQIHKKDSHIKGQKRYCNHKRFNNAFMLHASTSPFYPLFATLDVNAKIHEGAAGNRLWMDCVKMGIEARKTILKNCSMMKPFIPAYVNGKKWESYSTEEIANNLEFFNFLPGEKWHSFEGYGKNQYFVDPCKLMLTTPGIDRATGEYENFGIPATILANYLRENGVIPEKCDLNSILFLLTPAETATKLQNLVSQIVRFESAVKNNLPLQKVLPSIYNSNADRYKNYTIRQLCQEMHDFYKKNNVKNLQKNLFREKCFPQYNISPQDAQYALIRNHAELLPLSQIKGKTALEGALPYPPGIICVVPGEIWNDTAQRYFLTLEEGINRFPGFAPEIQGVYLKEESGKIHGYGYVLKE
- the potE gene encoding putrescine-ornithine antiporter, encoding MTEKKNKMSVLQLTFLTAINMMGSGIIMLPTKLAEVGTISIISWLVTATGSMALAFAFAKCGMFSKKSGGMGGYAEYTFGKAGNFMANYTYGVSLIIANTAIAISAVGYGCEFCGVKLSPFMIAIWTIFTLWLATVLNFGGARITGKISSFTILGVIIPVLGLSILGWFWFSKTLYINSWNPHDFPVFDAIGKSISMTLWAFLGLESACANTDAVENPEKNIPIAVLGGTLGAAVIYIVSTNVMAGIVPNASLANSTAPFGLVFASMFGTTIGKIVMGMMVISCFGSLLGWQFTIAQVFKSSAEEGYFPKIFKKITSAEVPLVGMVIITGLQTLLALMTISPSLTKQFNILVDLAVVTNIIPYLLSMASLAIIQYSAGIYGKKAKITNSVALVGSIYSLYALYACGVTAMTYGAILTFAGWTFYGFVSKKFYKQEPLKTVK